A genome region from Glycine max cultivar Williams 82 chromosome 5, Glycine_max_v4.0, whole genome shotgun sequence includes the following:
- the LOC100787050 gene encoding WRKY transcription factor 28, translating to MSVEPKELYYQDLVLDPNINNQHQGTEAGSNNTMYEKHFSSTIIPSDSTAYDSSQAFDPSYMSLTECLQGGMDYNSLATSFGLSPSSSEVFSSVDGNQKPAVEGGDGGGGGGGSETLATLNSSVSSSSSEAGAEEDSGKSKKERQVKTEEGEENSKKGNKEKKKGEKKQKEPRFAFMTKSEVDHLEDGYRWRKYGQKAVKNSPYPRSYYRCTTQKCTVKKRVERSFQDPTTVITTYEGQHNHPVPTSLRGNAAAGMFTPSSLLATPTPLAAGSNFPQDLFLHMHHPHHQYHIHNNLFTTQSTTNTTTATTTTPSSFYSSYNNINNSLLHNQFLPPEYGLLQDIVPSMFHNKTGHHHQN from the exons atgtCTGTTGAACCTAAGGAACTTTACTACCAGGACCTTGTCCTAGACCCCAATATTAATAATCAACATCAGGGCACAGAAGCAGGATCTAATAATACTATGTACGAAAAGCACTTTTCCTCTACCATAATTCCTTCAGATTCAACAGCATATGATTCATCACAAGCCTTTGATCCCTCTTACATGAGTTTAACTGAGTGTTTGCAAGGGGGCATGGACTACAATTCACTTGCAACTTCTTTTGGCCTTTCTCCTTCCTCGTCTGAGGTTTTTTCTTCTGTTGATGGGAACCAAAAGCCAGCAGTAGAAGGAGGagatggaggtggtggtggtggtggcagtGAAACCCTTGCGACCCTTAACTCTTCAgtctcttcttcatcttctgaaGCCGGGGCTGAGGAAGATTCTGGAAAGAGCAAAAAAGAAAGGCAGGTGAAAacagaagaaggagaagaaaactCTAAGAAAGG GaacaaggagaagaagaaaggagagaAGAAGCAAAAGGAGCCAAGGTTTGCCTTCATGACCAAGAGTGAGGTTGATCACCTTGAAGATGGATACAGATGGAGAAAATATGGACAGAAAGCTGTCAAGAATAGCCCTTACCCAAG GAGCTACTACAGGTGCACAACACAGAAGTGCACAGTGAAGAAACGCGTGGAGAGGTCATTTCAGGACCCAACCACTGTGATAACAACGTATGAAGGTCAGCACAACCATCCGGTCCCCACTTCTCTCAGAGGGAATGCGGCTGCGGGAATGTTCACACCTTCTTCTTTGCTAGCCACACCAACTCCACTTGCAGCCGGGTCAAACTTCCCCCAAGATCTCTTCCTTCACATGCATCACCCTCACCACCAATATCACATTCACAACAACCTCTTCACCACACAGTCGACTACAAACACTACTACTGCTACTACTACCACTCCATCCTCGTTTTACTCTTCctataacaacattaacaactCTCTTCTTCACAACCAGTTTCTTCCTCCGGAATACGGCCTCCTTCAAgacatagtcccttccatgtTCCACAACAAGACCGGCCACCATCACCAGAATTAA